The proteins below come from a single Salvelinus alpinus chromosome 18, SLU_Salpinus.1, whole genome shotgun sequence genomic window:
- the LOC139543495 gene encoding tectonic-like complex member MKS1 isoform X1, producing the protein MVTQVKSNPTFMAHRMANVRHRRHDRHPVDSTVPKSRLITWEPSEDFMKTSHVVNTPVQTMHIMGDLGPPGKLGQNEKECLLCMIRADGNGVITIKPDFNKVVSSAKVISNLILFVTCRIQQV; encoded by the exons ATGGTGACGCAGGTCAAGTCCAACCCTACCTTCATGGCACATAGGATGGCCAATGTCAGACACAGACGACATGACAGACACCCAGT TGACAGCACCGTCCCCAAGTCCAGGCTGATTACCTGGGAGCCCTCGGAGGACTTTATGAAGACCAGCCACGTGGTCAACACACCTGTACAGACCATGCACATCATGGGGGACCTGGGACCACCAGGCAA ACTTGGCCAAAACGAGAAGGAATGCTTGTTGTGCATGATAAGAGCAGATGGAAATGGAGTGATTACCATCAAACCAGACTTCAACAAAGTTGTTTCATCAGCAAAGGTCATCTCAAATctgattttatttgtcacatgccgaatacaacagg